The following proteins are encoded in a genomic region of Elgaria multicarinata webbii isolate HBS135686 ecotype San Diego chromosome 16, rElgMul1.1.pri, whole genome shotgun sequence:
- the RCCD1 gene encoding RCC1 domain-containing protein 1, whose product MTSRQPHLHMEIRVGIKKVKEALPRPGLLESLGRRGFTARAAALGGPPSASAAPQAPGGGHGGPAWPGGRAACLPLSPPTAERAGQEAGRAAFLPAGPASRAMAGSAGEGRAAPCGWFQFGFCFGAATEAGLAPVALGEAGRIRRVRPSWSFAAILATGAAPGRLLQGAASAALPPDCLDALPSETHVLLLREAALEGWPLPAEGDWAGVLDGQPAWRRALLPEEAAAADLPLVPGGYVAPRPPFFTPLPAALQARKLALGHEHAVLLSSAGTVFSWGGGRHGQLGHGELESRAEPLLVDALHGVEVADVAAGGWHSAGISEAGDLYIWGWNESGQLALPSKAVAESQATTAVGAGRGDVALNVARSQGAANSPHKAAFISIQPFPALLDMPCEAAVSKVSCGSRHTAAVTSTGDLYTWGWGKYGQLGHRDTASSDQPRRVCYFVDWKLCVVDVVCGPWTTYTHAVGR is encoded by the exons ATGACT TCCCGCCAGCCGCACCTGCACATGGAGATCCGGGTGGGCATTAAGAAAGTCAAAGAGGCACTG CCAAGACCGGGGCTCCTTGAGAGCCTGGGCCGACGCGGCTTCACTGCCAGGGCAGCGGCACTCGGGGGCCCGCCGTCGGCTTCCGCTGCCCCACAGGCGCCTGGCGGTGGCCATGGAGGTCCGGCCTGGCCTGGCGGGCGCGCGGCCTGCTTGCCCCTGAGCCCGCCCACGGCGGAAAGGGCGGGCCAGGAGGCGGGCCGAGCCGCGTTCCTCCCGGCGGGCCCCGCGTCGCGAGCGATGGCGGGCAGCGCCGGCGAGGGCCGGGCCGCTCCGTGCGGCTGGTTCCAGTTCGGCTTCTGCTTCGGGGCGGCGACGGAGGCCGGGCTGGCGCCGGTGGCGCTGGGGGAGGCCGGGCGCATCCGCCGCGTGAGGCCGAGCTGGAGCTTTGCCGCGATCCTGGCCACCG GCGCTGCGCCGGGGCGATTGCTGCAGGGCGCGGCGAGCGCGGCGCTGCCCCCGGACTGCCTGGACGCGCTGCCCTCGGAGACACACGTGCTGCTGCTGCGGGAGGCGGCGCTGGAAGGCTGGCCGCTGCCGGCGGAGGGCGACTGGGCCGGCGTCCTGGACGGGCAGCCAGCCTGGCGCCGGGCGCTGCTGCCGGAGGAGGCGGCCGCTGCAG ATCTGCCCCTGGTGCCTGGCGGGTACGTGGCCCCCCGGCCGCCTTTCTTCACGCCGTTGCCCGCGGCGCTGCAGGCGCGCAAGCTGGCGCTGGGCCACGAGCACGCGGTGCTGCTGAGCTCGGCGGGGACCGTCTTCTCGTGGGGCGGCGGCAG GCACGGGCAGCTTGGCCACGGGGAGCTGGAGAGCAGGGCGGAGCCACTGCTCGTGGACGCCCTGCACGGGGTCGAGGTGGCGGACGTGGCAGCTGGCGGCTGGCATTCGGCTGGCATCAGCG AGGCAGGTGACTTGTACATCTGGGGCTGGAATGAGTCAGGACAGCTTGCGCTGCCTTCTAAAGCGGTGGCTGAGAGTCAAGCAACCACTGCGGTGGGGGCTGGCAGAG GGGACGTGGCGCTGAACGTGGCACGGTCACAAGGAGCAGCCAACAGCCCCCACAAAGCTGCCTTCATTTCAATCCAACCCTTCCCGGCTTTGCTGGACATGCCTTGTGAAGCAGCAGTCAGCAAGGTCAGCTGTGGATCACGGCACACCGCTGCTGTGACAA GCACTGGTGACCTCTACACCTGGGGCTGGG GTAAATATGGTCAGTTGGGACACCGGGACACAGCCAGCTCTGACCAGCCAAGGAGGGTTTGCTACTTTGTAGACTGGAAGCTTTGCGTGGTTGATGTGGTCTGTGGGCCATGGACCACTTACACTCATGCTGTGGGCCGATGA